AGGATCAAGAACTATACCAGCAAAGTTAAAGGTTTTCTCAGCTTTATTTCTATCCTGGATTACATTACCTTTAGTAAATGAAACAATTACAGATTTACCTGTATTCTATCTAATAACAATATTATTAATCAATATGTTACTGGGAATATTAATAGGATTAATTTCATATATTCCCATTGCGGCTTTGCAATTCGCCGGTCAATTCTTTGCATTTCAAATGGGATTTGCAATGGCTGGTATATTTGATCCAATAAGTGGAGAAGAATCTCCTATTATAGGGCAATTATCTTTTTTAATTGGAATATTTGCCTTCTTATCATTTAAAATGCATATTGTATTATTCCAGACAATAATAAATTCCTTTTCAAATATCCCTTTAGTTTTTTCTATAAATACACATTTTTTCCCTGAAATAATATCCATGTTTGGAAAAGTTTTTGAAATTGGATTACAACTATCAATTCCAATGAGTGCATTTATGTTATTTGTAAATTTAAGTCTTGGAATAGTTTCAAGAATGATTCCACAGGTAAATGTATTTATAGTTGGAATTCCTTTAAATATAATTGTAGGAACAATTCTATTAATAACAATAATAGACGTATGGGTTGAAATATTCAATAATAACATGGTGGAGATAGTAAAATGGATAAACTCCTTAATGAATATGATTTTGAAATAAATCTTCAATTATTCGCTGATCCAAGTAAAACAGAAGAGCCTACACCAAGGCGATTACAGGAAGCTCGAAAAGAAGGGAACGTCCCTGTTTCGAGGGAATTGCTTACTGCTTTTTCATTTTTAGCTGTGGCAAGCGTATTTTTTGTAATGTCGAAATCACTATATATTGGACTAAAAGCAGCTTTTCAAAGATATTTAACTCTTGATACATCATTTTTGGATGAAAATGCTTTACTTACATTAATACTTCAACAAAAAGATCTATTTTTCAAAGTTTCCACATTCCTTTTTTCTGCTGCATTAACAAGTTTGATACTCGGTATGTTGCAGACAAAATTTTTAATTGCACCTGGTGCTTTAAAATTCGATATTAACAAATTAAACCCTATTAGCGGTTTTAAACGTATTTTCTCAATGAAAACTTTATTTGAACTTTTAAAGTCTATAGTAAAGATCTCATTAGTTGCTTACGTTTCCTATAGCATTATTAAAAGTAAATGGAATGTATTAATAGGATTACCCTTTTCAGATACAACCACTGCATTAAATACACTGGTTTCCATTATACTTGAAGTATTTTTTAAACTGGGATTTCTAATGTTAATACTTGGTGGATTTGACTACTGGTACCAAAAAAGAGATTACATAAAAAATTTAAGAATGACAAAACAGGAAGTAAAAGAAGAAATGAAAGACGTCGAAGGTGATCCTTTAATCAAAGGACAGCGTATGAGAATGTTAAGACAGATTATCAACGAAAACATGATGAAAGAAGTTCCAAAAGCCACTGTAGTTGTTACAAATCCTACTCATTACGCAGTTGCATTAAAATATGATGAAGAAACTCATTCAGCTCCAGTTGTAGTTGCAAAAGGTGTTGATGAAATTGCGTTTAGAATAAAAGATATAGCTATAAAAAGTAAAGTACCTATTATCAGGAATCCTCCTGTAGCAAGACAATTATATGCAACTGTGGAGATAGGTGATGAAATCCCTGAAGAAATGTACGCAATTGTAGCAAAAATACTAACTGCTGTTCTAAAAAATGTTTAGAAGGTGAAATAAATTGGGTAATTTCCTTAAAAATATAGATTTAGCTGTTCCATTATTAATAGTTGGA
This is a stretch of genomic DNA from Marinitoga piezophila KA3. It encodes these proteins:
- the flhB gene encoding flagellar biosynthesis protein FlhB, translated to MDKLLNEYDFEINLQLFADPSKTEEPTPRRLQEARKEGNVPVSRELLTAFSFLAVASVFFVMSKSLYIGLKAAFQRYLTLDTSFLDENALLTLILQQKDLFFKVSTFLFSAALTSLILGMLQTKFLIAPGALKFDINKLNPISGFKRIFSMKTLFELLKSIVKISLVAYVSYSIIKSKWNVLIGLPFSDTTTALNTLVSIILEVFFKLGFLMLILGGFDYWYQKRDYIKNLRMTKQEVKEEMKDVEGDPLIKGQRMRMLRQIINENMMKEVPKATVVVTNPTHYAVALKYDEETHSAPVVVAKGVDEIAFRIKDIAIKSKVPIIRNPPVARQLYATVEIGDEIPEEMYAIVAKILTAVLKNV
- the fliR gene encoding flagellar biosynthetic protein FliR; amino-acid sequence: MDVVTFLETRFWVWAIIFFRIAGMTISAPVIGSRTIPAKLKVFSALFLSWITLPLVNETITDLPVFYLITILLINMLLGILIGLISYIPIAALQFAGQFFAFQMGFAMAGIFDPISGEESPIIGQLSFLIGIFAFLSFKMHIVLFQTIINSFSNIPLVFSINTHFFPEIISMFGKVFEIGLQLSIPMSAFMLFVNLSLGIVSRMIPQVNVFIVGIPLNIIVGTILLITIIDVWVEIFNNNMVEIVKWINSLMNMILK